A window from Zonotrichia albicollis isolate bZonAlb1 chromosome 8, bZonAlb1.hap1, whole genome shotgun sequence encodes these proteins:
- the HCCS gene encoding holocytochrome c-type synthase — protein sequence MGLSASSPAATEQPPNASRQYQTASPPSECPMHQEKMSGCPMHMKTADHRTENTDDVPAHQERAYEFVACPVKSGAAQMKDDIDPSNMMPPPNQQPSPGQPFPLSTVREESSIPRAHSDKKWVYPSEQMFWNAMLRKGWRWKDDDITSEDMTNIIKIHNQNNEQAWKEILKWEALHATECPCGPSLMRFGGKAKEYSPRARIRSWMGYELPFDRHDWIVDRCGKEVRYVIDYYDGGAVDENYQFTILDVRPALDSLSAVWDRVKVAWWRWTS from the exons ATGGGTTTGTCCGCATCCTCCCCGGCTGCCACAGAGCAGCCACCAAATGCATCCAGGCAATACCAGACGGCGTCTCCACCTTCAGAATGTCCCATGCACCAAGAAAAAATGAGCG GTTGTCCAATGCACATGAAGACTGCTGATCATAGAACTGAGAATACAGATGATGTTCCTGCACATCAAGAAAGAGCTTATGAGTTTGTAGCATGTCCTGTGAAGTCTGGTGCAGCTCAAATGAAAGATGACATAGATCCCAGCAATATG ATGCCTCCTCCCAATCAGCAGCCATCTCCAGGTCAACCATTTCCATTGTCAACTGTTAGAGAAGAATCTTCCATTCCTAGAGCACATTCTGACAAGAAATGGGTCTATCCTTCAGAGCAAATGTTCTGGAATGCTATGCTAAGAAAAGG GTGGAGGTGGAAAGATGATGACATAACAAGTGAAGACATGACCAACATTATTAAGATTCATAATCAAAATAATGAGCAAGCTTGGAAGGAGATTTTGAAGTGGGAAGCTCTACATGCTAC GGAATGTCCATGTGGGCCCTCACTGATGCGGTTTGGAGGCAAAGCAAAGGAGTACTCGCCAAGGGCCAGAATACGTTCATGGATGGG GTACGAGCTGCCCTTTGACAGGCACGACTGGATCGTTGACCGCTGTGGCAAGGAGGTGCGCTACGTCATCGATTACTACGACGGCGGGGCGGTGGATGAGAACTACCAGTTCACCATCCTGGACGTGCGCCCCGCGCTGGACTCGCTCTCGGCCGTCTGGGACAGAGTCAAGGTGGCCTGGTGGCGCTGGACTTCCTAA